A section of the Roseivirga sp. BDSF3-8 genome encodes:
- a CDS encoding amino acid adenylation domain-containing protein, giving the protein MNELVKRISDSGILLDVVGGELQLFASDTEVDSSLIAEIKAHKQDLIAYLTTHQSTMAEEEAYEAIPKCPESNDGYVLSNAQLRLWLASQLKEGSIAYNMPNSTVLDGSYDVALFEKAVKTVVDRHEILRTVFKTEESGDVRQYVLTRQELNFTIDYKDYRESADAVASSRSYIQSDALKAFDLEKGPLIRAALLQLSDDQYVFYYNMHHIISDGWSMDIISQDVARYYQALKSGLENKIKPLNIQYKDYAAWQVKQLDEGDLKKQKEYWLSVFETEAPSINLPKQKKRPQIKTYNGKVLSSYLSAAITQKLKKLTNSKGTSLYTGLVTAWYALVYRYTGETDITVGNPVAGRNHPDLKEQIGFYVNVLALRNQVDPADSFNTLFDKVDKSIQKGHDNQMYPFDRLVKDLDIPVDNSRNPLFDIVFNYNGASQRKADNNSSEDIKDQGEAKVRFDLEFHVAELPDNVHIKIHYNTDVYEHDMVSRLIIHYKSLLNVMLDYASDSIAALNYLNAKEQSMLLSDFQSPVNDYSGDSIVSLFKEQVIKAPHTIALAFEDYTLSYSELDERTDRLANKLRSLGVKKEVMVPVCVDNSLELMVGVLGIIKAGGAYVPIDPGYPQERLEGIFKDVNATVLLTQSALREKLNSLVADTSVIYLDEPLASANTQGNEDTLSQTPDQLAYIMYTSGSLGKPKGVMIEQKSIIRLVKDSSFYNFSEKTKLLATGSFSFDATTFEYWGPLLNGGCLVLCPKTTLLDSEKLKSRINDSNINVMWFTAGWFNQLVDTDIELFKNLKTAVVGGDRLSPTHINQVREAYPSMEIINGYGPTENTTFSLTYSIGRTTENIPIGSPVNNSNAYILNEARVPQPVGVSGELYLGGDGLARGYLNSPELTAEKFISHPFKENERLYRTGDLGRWLPQGDVEFIGRADNQVKIRGYRIEMGEIEAVIDRFEGVNQSVVLVISDASDLKQLIAYITAETIIDKMELHKHLDAKLPDYMVPKAFVILDDFPLTTNGKVDRKALPAPDDSAYITKKYVAPSTKMEERLAAIWQDVLGMKKISVQDDFFRLGGNSLSAIKVISRIRKELDIQIDTRCLFEFNTINSLAFHIDFLTEQEEIKSKNQNLVKIEL; this is encoded by the coding sequence ATGAATGAACTGGTAAAAAGAATATCAGACAGCGGAATTTTGCTGGACGTTGTGGGCGGAGAGTTGCAGCTATTTGCATCTGATACAGAAGTAGATAGTTCACTGATTGCTGAGATCAAAGCCCATAAGCAGGACCTTATTGCCTACCTCACTACCCACCAGAGTACAATGGCTGAGGAGGAAGCTTATGAGGCAATACCAAAATGTCCCGAAAGCAATGACGGGTACGTTCTTTCTAATGCCCAATTGAGACTATGGCTGGCCAGTCAGCTAAAAGAAGGTTCGATAGCTTATAATATGCCAAACTCTACCGTACTCGATGGCAGCTATGATGTGGCCTTGTTTGAAAAAGCCGTTAAAACAGTGGTAGACCGTCATGAGATATTACGGACAGTCTTCAAAACAGAAGAAAGCGGTGATGTAAGGCAATATGTGCTTACACGCCAGGAGCTGAACTTTACTATTGATTATAAAGACTACCGTGAGTCTGCTGATGCCGTGGCATCTTCGAGGAGTTATATACAGTCGGATGCATTAAAAGCCTTCGATCTGGAAAAGGGCCCATTAATTCGGGCGGCCCTACTTCAGTTGTCTGATGATCAGTACGTCTTCTATTACAACATGCACCACATCATCAGCGACGGGTGGTCCATGGATATCATCAGTCAGGATGTAGCCAGGTATTACCAGGCCCTTAAGAGCGGCTTAGAAAATAAAATTAAGCCCCTGAACATTCAGTATAAAGACTACGCCGCGTGGCAGGTAAAACAGCTTGATGAGGGCGATTTGAAAAAGCAAAAAGAATACTGGCTGTCAGTTTTTGAAACAGAAGCGCCAAGTATAAATCTGCCTAAACAGAAGAAAAGACCACAGATCAAAACCTATAATGGTAAAGTCCTTAGCTCGTATCTGTCAGCCGCCATTACTCAAAAGCTCAAGAAACTTACCAACAGCAAAGGCACAAGCCTGTATACCGGCCTGGTGACTGCATGGTATGCCCTGGTCTATCGCTATACCGGTGAAACTGATATCACCGTAGGCAATCCGGTAGCTGGTAGAAATCACCCTGATCTTAAAGAGCAGATAGGCTTCTATGTAAATGTGCTGGCCCTGCGAAACCAGGTAGATCCTGCTGATTCCTTTAATACCTTATTTGATAAGGTAGACAAAAGCATTCAAAAAGGTCATGACAACCAGATGTATCCTTTTGACAGGCTGGTAAAAGACCTGGACATCCCTGTGGATAACAGCCGTAACCCTCTGTTTGATATCGTATTTAACTACAACGGCGCTTCTCAAAGAAAGGCAGATAATAACAGCAGTGAAGATATAAAGGACCAGGGAGAAGCCAAGGTACGGTTTGATCTTGAGTTTCATGTTGCTGAATTACCGGATAATGTTCATATTAAAATTCACTACAACACAGATGTTTATGAGCATGATATGGTCAGTCGCCTTATCATACATTATAAGTCGCTCCTGAATGTGATGCTTGATTATGCTAGCGATAGCATAGCCGCCCTCAATTATCTGAACGCAAAAGAGCAAAGTATGCTGCTCAGCGACTTCCAGTCGCCGGTTAATGATTACAGTGGGGACAGCATTGTAAGTCTGTTTAAAGAGCAGGTGATCAAAGCGCCACATACTATAGCTTTAGCATTTGAAGACTATACCCTTTCGTACAGTGAACTGGATGAACGTACGGATCGCCTGGCAAATAAACTTCGCAGCCTCGGCGTAAAGAAAGAGGTGATGGTCCCTGTTTGTGTAGACAATTCACTTGAACTGATGGTGGGCGTACTGGGTATCATAAAAGCCGGCGGGGCTTATGTACCCATTGACCCAGGCTACCCCCAGGAAAGACTAGAAGGGATATTTAAGGATGTGAATGCCACCGTATTGCTTACCCAGTCTGCCTTGAGGGAGAAACTCAATAGCCTTGTAGCTGATACCTCTGTAATTTACCTGGATGAGCCTTTAGCTTCCGCTAACACCCAAGGAAATGAAGATACACTAAGCCAAACGCCGGACCAGTTGGCTTATATCATGTATACCTCTGGATCGCTTGGTAAGCCAAAAGGGGTAATGATAGAGCAGAAGAGCATAATAAGGCTGGTAAAAGACTCTTCCTTCTATAATTTCTCTGAAAAAACCAAGCTATTGGCTACCGGCTCATTCTCTTTCGATGCCACTACTTTTGAGTATTGGGGGCCTTTACTCAATGGCGGATGCCTGGTGCTTTGTCCTAAAACGACTCTTCTGGATAGCGAAAAGCTCAAAAGCCGGATTAACGACAGTAACATCAACGTTATGTGGTTTACTGCAGGTTGGTTTAACCAATTGGTAGATACAGATATTGAGCTATTCAAAAATTTGAAAACAGCAGTGGTGGGAGGCGACAGGCTATCCCCCACTCATATAAATCAGGTACGTGAAGCATACCCTTCTATGGAAATCATAAATGGATATGGCCCTACAGAAAACACTACCTTCTCCCTGACCTATAGTATTGGCAGAACTACCGAAAACATCCCTATAGGAAGTCCGGTAAACAATAGCAACGCCTATATTTTAAACGAAGCTCGGGTGCCGCAGCCGGTAGGTGTCAGCGGAGAGTTGTACCTGGGAGGTGACGGACTGGCTAGAGGTTACCTGAATAGCCCTGAGCTAACTGCAGAGAAATTTATTTCACATCCATTTAAAGAAAATGAGCGCCTGTACCGCACCGGAGACCTTGGCAGGTGGCTGCCCCAGGGAGATGTGGAATTTATTGGGCGTGCCGATAACCAGGTGAAAATTCGCGGTTATCGTATAGAAATGGGCGAAATCGAAGCAGTTATCGATAGATTTGAAGGGGTGAACCAGTCCGTAGTTCTGGTGATAAGCGATGCCAGTGATCTGAAACAGTTGATAGCCTACATTACGGCAGAAACTATAATAGACAAGATGGAACTGCATAAACATCTGGATGCCAAACTACCTGATTATATGGTACCTAAAGCATTTGTCATCTTAGATGATTTCCCGCTTACAACTAACGGAAAAGTGGACCGGAAAGCACTGCCTGCCCCAGACGATAGCGCTTACATCACTAAAAAGTATGTAGCACCTTCCACCAAAATGGAAGAAAGGCTGGCCGCCATCTGGCAGGATGTACTGGGAATGAAAAAGATCAGTGTGCAGGACGATTTCTTCAGATTGGGAGGCAATAGCCTTAGTGCTATAAAGGTCATCTCCAGAATAAGAAAAGAGTTAGATATCCAGATAGATACACGATGCCTCTTTGAATTCAATACGATTAATAGCCTGGCCTTCCATATAGACTTCCTCACTGAGCAGGAAGAAATTAAATCAAAAAACCAAAACCTGGTAAAGATAGAACTATGA
- a CDS encoding amino acid adenylation domain-containing protein: MIELLKKIDREGIVLKVVEGELKLYASSADIDKQLLAEIKSNKQQLTDYLDKSRKHTVRAKKYTEIPVCEKKDSYPLSNAQYRLWVASQSPESSVAYNMSKQIMLDGTYDVESFQKAIHAAIERHEILRTVFREDEKGEVKQFILSPDELSFTIDYIDFRAELTPQPAIQAYVKKDISIPFDLDKGPLIRASLLQLSEEQYVFHYVMHHIISDGWSMGILSRDVMAFYNAFLNSTAHNLSPLRIQYKDYAAWQVAELDGKTYEGHKKYWHEQLSGELPKLDLPSGKMRPAVKSFNGKRLGTHISPDIVNSLRKYTTAKNGSLFTGLYTAFQALFYRYSREEDIVLGNAVAGRDHADLDDQIGFYVNTLALRTRAEATDSFDQLFEKCKDTATNAYKHQMYPFDELLEGLDTKRDAARNPIFDVLLDYNGPVPAGTKYPDDFQDFGKGSVKFDLELDFSEVQEGVNLTIGFNTDVYEQSVIERFILHYKQLLEAVLLEPGKAVGMVDFLAEDEREKLLNTFSTGESVATEHQDLVTMFAAQAKAVPQSTAIICEGEELTYQQLDERSNRLAHLLAERGVETDTLVPLCMDRSLDMFVAILGILKAGGAYVPVDPSYPQQRLDFIFEDTECAYMLSDSDLSHIYEDYEDEIDVICLDELAEELESYPSSAPEVSIDGDQLAYLIYTSGTTGTPKGVMIEHRSIAGYLTTQSAYFGVDRADTFILFANIAFDASVEQVFLGLVNGARLVVPRKADLLDSQKFTRLLADYRVTHLHAVPSFLRALVIDSAFSLKRIVSAGESFDRELYKEWEGKVAIYNKYGPTEATVSATEYKVTADSYLPLSIGKPIGDTRVYILNEMDALQPEGAIGEICIGGPGLSRGYLNREELTADRFIDNPFAEGKKLYRSGDLGSWLADGSIAFHGRKDHQVKVRGYRIELEEIESVLNELYNIDQAAVLAVDDHTGSRQLVAYVVSNELVDANSIKEGLTLVLEESLPEYMIPDLFIKLEEMPLTASGKIDRKALPVPQTLYRQKDYVAPSTETEEKLAGIWQEELNLKRVGTEDDFFDLGGNSLKAIRISTRIKKELGLTVEMRSLFNLRSVKDLSSHIDFLQKQKAMREKKVNMKKIEI, encoded by the coding sequence ATGATAGAGCTATTAAAGAAAATTGATAGAGAAGGTATCGTTTTAAAGGTCGTTGAGGGCGAACTGAAACTTTATGCCTCCAGTGCTGACATTGATAAGCAGTTGCTGGCGGAGATTAAATCCAATAAACAACAGCTTACCGATTACCTGGATAAAAGCCGAAAGCATACAGTCAGAGCAAAAAAATACACCGAAATTCCGGTGTGTGAAAAGAAGGATAGTTATCCCCTTTCCAATGCACAGTACCGCCTTTGGGTAGCCAGCCAATCCCCCGAAAGTTCTGTGGCCTACAACATGTCTAAGCAGATCATGCTGGACGGCACCTATGATGTAGAGAGCTTTCAGAAAGCGATACATGCTGCTATAGAAAGGCATGAGATTCTCAGGACCGTTTTTAGAGAAGACGAAAAAGGAGAAGTAAAGCAATTTATACTTTCTCCGGATGAACTGAGCTTTACTATTGACTACATAGATTTCAGAGCAGAGCTTACGCCACAGCCGGCTATCCAGGCATATGTTAAAAAGGATATTAGTATACCATTCGATCTGGATAAAGGGCCATTGATTAGGGCTAGCCTCCTTCAATTATCAGAAGAGCAGTATGTGTTTCATTATGTAATGCACCATATCATAAGTGATGGTTGGTCTATGGGCATATTATCCAGGGATGTAATGGCATTCTACAATGCCTTCCTGAACAGTACCGCGCACAACCTTTCCCCACTGCGGATACAGTATAAAGACTATGCAGCCTGGCAGGTAGCTGAACTGGATGGTAAAACCTATGAAGGACACAAAAAGTACTGGCATGAACAACTCAGCGGAGAGTTGCCCAAACTAGACCTCCCCTCAGGTAAAATGCGGCCTGCAGTAAAGTCATTTAACGGAAAAAGACTTGGGACACATATTTCTCCTGACATTGTCAATAGCCTGAGAAAATATACTACTGCTAAAAACGGAAGCCTGTTCACCGGATTGTATACTGCCTTTCAGGCTTTGTTTTATAGGTATAGCCGGGAAGAAGATATTGTGCTCGGCAATGCAGTTGCAGGCCGTGACCATGCCGATCTTGATGACCAGATCGGATTTTATGTCAATACTCTTGCTCTGAGAACACGTGCTGAAGCTACAGACAGCTTTGACCAGTTGTTTGAGAAGTGTAAAGATACAGCTACCAATGCTTACAAGCACCAGATGTATCCTTTTGACGAACTGCTGGAAGGCCTGGATACAAAGAGGGATGCTGCCAGAAATCCTATATTCGATGTACTGCTGGACTATAACGGTCCCGTACCCGCCGGCACAAAGTACCCCGATGACTTCCAGGACTTTGGTAAAGGTAGCGTGAAGTTTGACCTGGAGCTTGACTTTTCAGAAGTACAGGAGGGTGTCAACCTGACCATCGGCTTCAATACAGACGTATATGAGCAGTCAGTTATAGAGCGCTTCATTCTGCACTATAAGCAACTGCTGGAGGCTGTGTTGCTTGAGCCTGGAAAGGCTGTGGGTATGGTAGACTTCCTGGCCGAAGATGAGCGTGAGAAGCTGCTGAACACCTTCAGCACCGGTGAAAGTGTGGCCACAGAACATCAGGACCTGGTGACCATGTTTGCCGCACAGGCCAAAGCCGTCCCTCAGTCTACGGCGATCATCTGCGAAGGCGAGGAGCTCACCTACCAGCAACTTGATGAGCGCAGCAACCGGCTGGCTCACCTGTTGGCAGAGCGCGGGGTAGAGACCGATACCCTGGTGCCCCTGTGTATGGATCGCTCCCTGGATATGTTTGTCGCCATCCTGGGTATACTCAAAGCCGGGGGCGCTTACGTACCCGTAGACCCCAGCTACCCGCAGCAGCGTCTGGACTTCATCTTCGAAGATACCGAATGCGCGTACATGCTCAGTGATAGTGATCTGTCTCACATCTATGAGGACTACGAGGATGAGATAGACGTGATCTGCCTGGATGAACTTGCAGAAGAACTGGAATCCTATCCGTCATCCGCTCCTGAGGTAAGCATCGATGGTGATCAGCTCGCCTACCTTATTTACACCTCCGGTACCACGGGTACTCCCAAGGGCGTGATGATCGAGCACCGCAGCATCGCCGGCTACCTGACCACTCAGAGTGCCTATTTTGGTGTAGACCGTGCCGATACCTTCATTCTGTTCGCCAACATAGCCTTTGATGCCTCGGTAGAGCAGGTATTCCTGGGCCTTGTGAACGGTGCCAGGCTGGTAGTGCCCAGGAAAGCGGATCTTCTGGACAGTCAGAAGTTTACCCGTCTGCTGGCCGACTACCGGGTGACCCACCTGCATGCGGTCCCCTCTTTCCTGCGTGCGCTGGTGATCGATTCCGCCTTCAGCCTGAAGCGGATTGTATCGGCCGGAGAGTCCTTTGACCGGGAGTTGTATAAAGAATGGGAAGGCAAAGTAGCCATCTATAACAAGTATGGTCCTACTGAAGCGACTGTGTCAGCCACTGAATATAAAGTAACGGCCGACAGCTACCTGCCTCTTTCCATAGGGAAGCCTATAGGGGACACAAGAGTGTACATTTTGAATGAGATGGATGCCCTGCAGCCGGAAGGAGCGATAGGGGAGATATGCATCGGTGGCCCCGGCCTGAGCAGGGGCTACCTGAACCGTGAAGAACTCACGGCCGATCGTTTTATCGACAATCCGTTTGCCGAAGGTAAGAAGCTGTACCGGTCAGGTGACCTGGGGAGCTGGCTGGCAGATGGTAGCATAGCCTTCCACGGGCGTAAGGACCACCAGGTAAAGGTACGGGGCTACCGCATAGAGCTGGAAGAGATCGAGTCGGTGCTAAATGAGTTATACAACATAGACCAGGCGGCGGTGCTGGCCGTAGATGACCACACGGGCTCCAGGCAACTGGTAGCCTATGTGGTATCAAACGAACTGGTAGATGCCAATAGCATTAAGGAAGGGCTTACGCTGGTACTGGAAGAGAGTCTTCCGGAGTATATGATTCCGGATTTATTCATCAAGCTGGAAGAGATGCCGCTGACCGCCAGTGGCAAGATTGACCGCAAGGCGCTGCCGGTACCTCAGACCCTGTACCGGCAGAAGGACTACGTAGCCCCGTCTACCGAAACAGAAGAAAAACTCGCCGGTATATGGCAGGAAGAGCTCAACCTGAAAAGGGTAGGAACGGAAGACGACTTCTTTGATTTGGGGGGCAACAGCCTGAAGGCCATTCGTATAAGTACCAGAATTAAAAAAGAGCTTGGACTTACCGTAGAAATGAGATCTCTTTTCAATCTCAGGTCTGTAAAAGATCTCTCTTCTCATATCGATTTTTTGCAAAAGCAGAAGGCCATGCGCGAAAAGAAAGTAAACATGAAGAAGATTGAAATATAG